The Bacillus sp. (in: firmicutes) genome has a window encoding:
- a CDS encoding GNAT family N-acetyltransferase, with amino-acid sequence MNGKIRKATFNDCEVISQIHAISWKSAYKGIIPQRYLDELKNDFWVGAFQNWIGNNILTVQLLYENETLVGCIAYGKARDEEFLDWGEIVSIYVIPDYCKKGYGQKLLETALIDMKNKGYHNCYLWVLKENFNAKRFYENNGFCWNSDVFNFEINNQPLTDERYILALKN; translated from the coding sequence ATGAACGGTAAAATAAGAAAGGCTACCTTTAATGATTGTGAAGTTATTAGCCAAATACATGCTATAAGTTGGAAATCAGCGTATAAAGGAATCATTCCACAGCGGTATTTGGATGAACTGAAAAATGATTTTTGGGTAGGTGCGTTTCAAAACTGGATAGGTAATAACATTTTAACTGTACAACTTCTATATGAAAATGAAACACTAGTGGGTTGTATTGCTTATGGAAAAGCAAGAGACGAAGAGTTTCTAGACTGGGGAGAAATTGTATCCATTTATGTAATCCCCGATTATTGTAAAAAAGGTTATGGGCAAAAATTATTAGAAACAGCATTAATTGATATGAAGAATAAGGGATATCACAATTGTTATTTATGGGTCTTAAAAGAAAACTTTAATGCAAAAAGATTTTATGAAAATAATGGTTTTTGTTGGAATAGTGATGTATTTAACTTTGAAATTAATAACCAACCGTTAACAGATGAACGGTATATTCTTGCATTGAAAAACTAA
- a CDS encoding transposase: MLRASYFVYKPNNETNIILSQLGYAARKLWNVGNYEKRNWTKDSDKPFPNWYEQKKRLKDHFWY, from the coding sequence TTGCTTCGTGCTTCTTATTTTGTATATAAACCAAATAATGAAACCAACATTATTTTATCGCAGTTAGGATATGCAGCAAGAAAGTTGTGGAATGTAGGCAACTACGAAAAAAGAAACTGGACAAAAGATAGTGACAAGCCGTTTCCAAATTGGTACGAACAGAAAAAGAGGTTAAAAGACCATTTTTGGTATA
- the tnpA gene encoding IS200/IS605 family transposase, giving the protein MKNKSNLKHARTCVYNVNYHIVWTVKYRRKVLTNQIESYLKDLFQEIAKEKEFEVVMMEVVDQDHIHVFASAHPKIAPSYIVKMLKGISGRKLFLQFPEIKQKLWKGHLWNSSFYLETVGSISEDGIKKYIENQSKGGE; this is encoded by the coding sequence ATGAAAAATAAATCGAATCTTAAACACGCCAGAACTTGTGTATATAACGTTAACTATCACATTGTATGGACAGTGAAATATCGAAGAAAAGTTTTAACAAATCAAATTGAAAGTTATCTAAAAGACCTTTTTCAAGAAATTGCAAAGGAAAAAGAATTTGAAGTTGTGATGATGGAGGTGGTTGACCAAGATCATATTCATGTTTTTGCATCTGCCCATCCAAAGATCGCACCTTCTTACATCGTAAAAATGTTAAAAGGTATATCGGGAAGGAAACTCTTTTTGCAATTCCCTGAAATCAAACAAAAATTATGGAAAGGACATTTATGGAATAGTAGCTTTTATCTCGAAACCGTTGGTTCCATTAGTGAGGATGGAATCAAAAAATATATTGAGAATCAATCGAAAGGTGGTGAATAA